The nucleotide sequence GTTGCAACGGGTTTACCAGGGGCGGGATTATGAGATGACCATCATTGGCCTGGCTGGGAAACTTGATCCGTTGCCCATCCTGATCAGATACACTTCGGACTATGCGAACAACTTTTTCAACTATGCCAATGCCGAGTTTGACCGGCTCTACCAGCAGGCCGCAGCCGAAAGTGACGAGGAAAAACGGGCAACTCTTTATAAAAAGGCGCAAAGGATCTTAGCGGAAGATGCGGCTGCCGTCTTCCTCATGGATCCCCATTATACCGTCGCGCTCCGGAAAGAGCTGGCCGGCTATCAGATGTATCCAATCTATGTCCAAGATCTGTCGACCGTCCATTGGGCGAAGAAAAACCCGCGGTGATGAAGATGCGTTATCTGCCCGGGAAGATCTTCTCGTGTGTGTTAACCCTCTGGTTGGTTTCGCTCCTAACTTTTCTCGTTTTTCAAGTGCTACCCGGCAACCCGGCCCAAATCATGCTGGGCGCCGAAGCTACACCGGAACAAGTAGCGGCTTTGGAGAAAACGTTGGGGTTGGACAAACCGCTCTCCCTTCGTTACGTCCACTGGATTGGCGGGGTTTTCCGCGGGGACTTGGGGGTCTCCCTTCGCTATGCCCAACCTGTGCGGAGACTAATGGTCAACAGTCTCAAAGTCACCCTCCCCGTGGCGGGGATGGCCTTGATCTTTATCGTGCTGATGGGTATCCCCCTCGGGCTGGTCATGGGGAAATATCATTGGCAAAAGCGGAAGTTCATCTTCTCCTCCCTTACGCAGATCGGCACCGCGATCCCTTCTTTTTGGTTGGGTATCCTGATGATGCTGACCTTTGCCAAGCTGTTCAGCTTTTTTACCCCGGGGGCCTTTATCCCCTGGGAAGAGGATTGGCTGGGTGCCTTGGCCTCTTTAATCCCGCCCGCCCTAGCCGTTGCTCTGCCGAAAGTGGCGGTCTTAAGCCGCTTTGTGGGGACCGCTTACCTCGAAGAAAAAAAACGCCGACTATATTCGCACGGCGTACGGTAAGGGTTTAGCGGAAAATAAGGTGCTCTATACTCACCTACTCAAGAATATTTTAATCTCCGTCACCACCGTGCTTGGGCTGATGGGCGCTGATATCCTGGGCGGGAGTATTATCATCGAAAAAGTATTTGCCCTGCCGGGCATCGGCCGGTTGCTGATTGACGCGATCAATTTTCGCGATTTCCCGTTGGTTCAAGGCATCGCCCTCTATCTGGCCGGCGTGGTGGTCCTCCTTAACTTACTGGTGGATTTCTCCTATAGCATTCTTGACCCTCGAATCCGTGGAGACAAGTAAGATGATGCAGCGAAAATTCAGTTCCAATTTAATAATCGGCGGTTTAATTGTGGGTTTCTTCTTCCTGATGTTAACCGTCAGTTTTTTTTATACCCCGTTTGCGGTAAATGAAATGCGTAGCGCAGAGCGTTTTCTGCCCCCCGGCAAACCGTATCTTTTGGGGACGGACAATTTTGGCCGGGATGTTTTCAGCCGGATTATGAAAGGGACCCAGACCGCTTTTTTAGTCGGGACCGTCTCGGTCTTGATTGGGATGGTGATCGGGGTCAGTTTGGGAGCGCTCAGTGGTTACTTCGGTGGCTGGCTCGACCGGACCATTACACAACTTAACGCCACGATCCAGGCTTTTCCCGGTGTGTTGCTCGCCTTGATGATTGTAGCAGTCTTCGGACCGGGAACCGTAAATACCATTATCGCCCTCAGCATTACCGC is from Capillibacterium thermochitinicola and encodes:
- a CDS encoding ABC transporter permease; translation: MQRKFSSNLIIGGLIVGFFFLMLTVSFFYTPFAVNEMRSAERFLPPGKPYLLGTDNFGRDVFSRIMKGTQTAFLVGTVSVLIGMVIGVSLGALSGYFGGWLDRTITQLNATIQAFPGVLLALMIVAVFGPGTVNTIIALSITAIPGFTRITRSGFLQFKEYSFVEAAVTIGLSPLTIMCRHILPQIVPSLLVAASTAFAGALLAEAGLSYLGLGVQPPEPSWGRMINEAQGYLRQAPWYSLAPGLVLLLAVLGFNLLSDGIRDLLDPKH
- a CDS encoding ABC transporter permease subunit gives rise to the protein MLYTHLLKNILISVTTVLGLMGADILGGSIIIEKVFALPGIGRLLIDAINFRDFPLVQGIALYLAGVVVLLNLLVDFSYSILDPRIRGDK
- a CDS encoding ABC transporter permease; its protein translation is MKMRYLPGKIFSCVLTLWLVSLLTFLVFQVLPGNPAQIMLGAEATPEQVAALEKTLGLDKPLSLRYVHWIGGVFRGDLGVSLRYAQPVRRLMVNSLKVTLPVAGMALIFIVLMGIPLGLVMGKYHWQKRKFIFSSLTQIGTAIPSFWLGILMMLTFAKLFSFFTPGAFIPWEEDWLGALASLIPPALAVALPKVAVLSRFVGTAYLEEKKRRLYSHGVR